From a region of the Corallococcus coralloides DSM 2259 genome:
- a CDS encoding zinc-dependent metalloprotease, whose protein sequence is MFKKAAVLVASCGAMLSGCGTDLEQENQEIVSNLVEAGFPASDIMEADGQVYVGRDAHVTLEASREMLQPATKETQEQYRTTNLVASTVTKICVNPTSGFNSYSRLSQGLDLAIQNYNQRGLSFTMARGPTTGCSANITATTMSGAGGSAGFPSGGRPYGTINIGTGLQSYSVDVNEHVITHELGHAIGFRHSDYYNRAISCGGAASNEGTAGVGAILISGTPSTATVGGSIMNSCFRSTETGEWTSSDITALNALY, encoded by the coding sequence ATGTTCAAGAAGGCGGCAGTCCTCGTGGCGAGCTGTGGTGCGATGCTGTCTGGCTGCGGTACCGACCTGGAGCAGGAGAACCAGGAGATCGTCTCCAACCTGGTCGAGGCCGGTTTCCCCGCGTCCGACATCATGGAGGCTGACGGTCAGGTGTACGTGGGCCGCGACGCGCACGTCACCCTGGAGGCTTCTCGCGAGATGCTCCAGCCCGCGACCAAGGAGACCCAGGAGCAGTACCGCACGACGAACCTCGTCGCCTCGACCGTGACGAAGATCTGCGTCAACCCGACGTCCGGGTTCAACAGCTACTCCCGCCTGAGCCAGGGCCTGGATCTGGCGATCCAGAACTACAACCAGCGCGGTCTGAGCTTCACGATGGCGCGTGGCCCCACCACGGGCTGCAGCGCGAACATCACCGCGACGACCATGTCCGGCGCCGGCGGCTCTGCGGGCTTCCCGTCGGGCGGCCGTCCCTACGGCACCATCAACATCGGCACCGGCCTGCAGAGCTACAGCGTGGACGTGAACGAGCACGTCATCACGCACGAGCTGGGTCACGCGATCGGCTTCCGTCACTCTGACTACTACAACCGCGCCATCAGCTGCGGCGGCGCCGCCAGCAACGAGGGCACGGCGGGCGTGGGCGCCATCCTCATCTCCGGCACGCCGAGCACCGCGACGGTCGGCGGCTCCATCATGAACTCCTGCTTCCGCTCGACGGAGACGGGTGAGTGGACCAGCTCCGACATCACCGCGCTGAACGCCCTCTACTAA
- a CDS encoding S1 family peptidase → MALRPLESFMSPRGRILAGTFILLGLAACGKEEVPAVPHPLVCESPAASRVRPPPEVRGQTQCGPTADFTPINSYQGEFADVAQTAEDAVVLIDGRCTGTLIEASAGPVVVTAGHCVALGDRSLIVFNFEDQPDGDPLITEGTVIEQSLEPDYALIQLDVTPEVTPVLLSAVPSERLAIIQHPRGRPKVIAEGEYLDACNSLVYYVDLDTLVGSSGAGVLNRQGQLVGVHTDGDCDTTGRGANRGWTMEAIVAASPYLVDADIVAR, encoded by the coding sequence ATGGCGTTGCGACCCCTTGAGTCCTTCATGAGTCCGAGGGGTCGCATCCTCGCGGGCACCTTCATCCTCCTGGGCCTCGCGGCCTGTGGAAAGGAGGAGGTGCCCGCGGTTCCTCATCCGTTGGTGTGTGAGAGCCCCGCGGCGTCGCGGGTGCGTCCGCCTCCGGAGGTTCGCGGCCAGACGCAGTGTGGCCCGACCGCGGACTTCACCCCCATCAATAGCTACCAGGGCGAGTTCGCGGACGTCGCGCAGACGGCCGAGGACGCGGTCGTCCTGATTGACGGGCGCTGCACCGGAACACTGATTGAAGCGAGCGCGGGGCCCGTGGTGGTGACGGCGGGACACTGTGTCGCGCTCGGTGACCGGTCGCTCATCGTCTTCAACTTCGAGGACCAGCCGGACGGAGACCCGCTCATCACCGAGGGCACCGTCATCGAGCAATCGCTCGAACCCGACTACGCCCTCATCCAGCTGGACGTGACTCCCGAGGTCACGCCGGTCCTGCTGTCGGCCGTTCCCAGCGAGCGGCTGGCCATCATCCAGCATCCCCGGGGCAGGCCCAAGGTCATCGCCGAGGGCGAGTACCTGGATGCCTGTAACTCGCTGGTCTACTACGTGGACCTGGACACCCTGGTCGGAAGCTCCGGCGCGGGCGTGCTCAACCGTCAGGGCCAGCTGGTGGGCGTCCACACCGACGGCGATTGCGACACGACCGGTCGCGGCGCCAACCGGGGTTGGACGATGGAAGCGATTGTCGCGGCGTCTCCGTACCTGGTGGACGCCGACATCGTCGCGCGCTGA
- a CDS encoding zinc-dependent metalloprotease: MFKRAAVLVVGCGALLSGCGADLGQEHQEIISNLVEAGFQPGDIQVVDESVYVGGDAQVSVDASREMLQSGGDSAEQYRTTNVINKSLVRKICINPTSTFSSYSRLSQGLDLAIQNYNALGLCFTMVRGPSTGCNANITAATAAGTVYNAGYPSGGLPYGTITIGTGWNTAPLDTVEHIITHELGHTLGMRHSDYYSQVISCGTGGSEGTAGVGAILIPGTPSTSYVNGSIFNACLPANPTGEFTSTDITALTYLYRC; the protein is encoded by the coding sequence ATGTTCAAGAGAGCAGCAGTGCTCGTGGTGGGCTGTGGTGCGTTGCTGTCCGGCTGCGGGGCCGACCTGGGGCAGGAGCACCAGGAGATCATCTCCAACCTGGTCGAGGCGGGGTTCCAGCCCGGTGACATCCAGGTCGTGGATGAATCCGTCTACGTGGGCGGCGACGCCCAGGTGAGCGTTGACGCGTCCCGCGAGATGCTCCAGTCCGGTGGGGACAGCGCGGAGCAGTACCGGACGACGAACGTCATCAACAAGTCGCTCGTGCGGAAGATCTGCATCAACCCCACGTCCACGTTCAGCAGCTACAGCCGCCTGAGCCAGGGCCTGGACCTGGCCATCCAGAACTACAACGCCCTGGGCCTGTGCTTCACGATGGTGCGGGGCCCGTCCACCGGCTGCAACGCGAACATCACCGCGGCGACCGCGGCGGGCACGGTCTACAACGCGGGCTATCCCTCGGGGGGCCTTCCCTACGGGACCATCACCATCGGCACGGGATGGAACACCGCGCCGCTCGACACGGTCGAGCACATCATCACCCACGAGCTGGGGCACACGCTCGGCATGCGCCACTCGGACTACTACTCCCAGGTCATCAGCTGCGGCACCGGCGGCAGCGAGGGCACGGCGGGCGTGGGCGCCATCCTCATCCCCGGCACGCCCTCCACGTCCTACGTGAACGGGTCCATCTTCAACGCCTGCCTCCCGGCGAACCCGACCGGTGAGTTCACCAGCACGGACATCACCGCGCTGACGTACCTCTACCGCTGCTGA
- a CDS encoding TetR/AcrR family transcriptional regulator: MSGTAIGTTRQEQERSRVTRQKLMTAAIEVLVEKGWAGATMGAIAERAGVSRGACQHHFPTRGALVAAAVEHVFRQQVEELVRRANGLPESRRRVEPLLNLLHDVYAGPLFTAATHLWVAAVADEELKAILLPLETQVGREVHRLTVELLGLDERDRDVRDAVRATLDLLRGLALANLLHDDTARRRKVLAHWARTLEAQLAPKRATQAD, encoded by the coding sequence ATGAGCGGCACGGCGATCGGAACGACACGGCAGGAGCAGGAGCGCAGCCGGGTGACGCGGCAGAAGCTGATGACGGCCGCCATCGAAGTGCTGGTGGAGAAGGGCTGGGCGGGGGCGACCATGGGCGCCATCGCGGAGCGCGCGGGAGTGTCACGCGGCGCCTGTCAGCACCACTTCCCGACGCGTGGGGCCCTGGTCGCGGCGGCCGTCGAGCACGTCTTCCGCCAGCAGGTCGAAGAGCTGGTGCGGCGCGCGAACGGCCTGCCGGAGAGCCGGCGGCGCGTCGAGCCGCTGTTGAACCTGCTCCACGACGTCTACGCCGGCCCGCTCTTCACCGCCGCGACGCACCTCTGGGTCGCGGCCGTGGCGGATGAAGAGCTGAAGGCCATCCTGCTGCCGTTGGAGACGCAGGTCGGCCGCGAGGTGCACCGGCTCACCGTCGAGCTGCTGGGACTGGATGAGCGCGACCGCGACGTCCGCGACGCCGTGCGTGCGACGCTGGACCTCCTGCGCGGCCTAGCGCTGGCGAACCTGCTCCACGACGACACGGCGCGGCGCCGCAAGGTGCTGGCCCACTGGGCGCGGACGCTCGAAGCGCAGCTCGCGCCCAAGCGCGCGACGCAGGCGGACTGA
- a CDS encoding acyclic terpene utilization AtuA family protein: MDARSLRIGNASGFYGDRFSAFREMLEGGPLDVLTGDYLAELTMLILGRDRLKNPSSGYAKTFLRQLEETLGLAMERKVRIVANAGGLNPAGLANDLRALATKLGLTVNIAHVEGDDLVGRADELGFDQPLTANAYLGGWGIAACLEAGADIVVTGRVTDASLVVGPAAAHFGWKRDDWDRLAGAMVAGHVLECGAQATGGNFARFGEIDVRRPGFPLAEIFADGSSIITKHPDTGGAVTVDTVKAQLVYEIGGARYAGPDATARFDTIVVDADGTDRVRLSGVRGEPPPPDVKVCLNRLGGFRNDAQFVLVGLDIEEKAALVRAQLDATLKPRPAEVLYTLARTDHADAPSEEQASATLRVTVKDADPTVAGRSFNGTVVELALSSYPGFFLPALPGDASPFGVYTAAYVDARKVPHVAVLPDGRRIEVMPTEETRGLEAVPSPSLPTALPPGPCRRVPLGQVALARSGDKGGDANIGVWVRSDEAWSWLVHTLTEEQLRTLLPEARELKVQRHVLPNLRALNFVIEGLLGEGVSSSTRFDQQAKALGEWLRSRHVDVPESLL, translated from the coding sequence ATGGACGCGCGTTCGCTGCGTATCGGCAATGCATCCGGCTTCTACGGCGACCGCTTCTCCGCGTTCCGGGAGATGCTGGAGGGCGGTCCGCTGGACGTCCTCACCGGCGACTACCTGGCGGAGCTGACCATGCTCATCCTGGGGCGGGACCGGCTGAAGAACCCGTCCAGCGGGTACGCGAAGACGTTCCTGCGCCAGTTGGAAGAGACGCTCGGCCTCGCGATGGAGCGCAAGGTCCGCATCGTCGCGAACGCCGGTGGCCTCAACCCGGCGGGGCTCGCGAACGACCTGCGCGCGCTCGCCACGAAGCTCGGGCTCACCGTCAACATCGCGCACGTCGAAGGCGATGACCTCGTCGGACGCGCGGATGAGCTGGGCTTCGATCAGCCCCTCACGGCGAACGCGTACCTCGGTGGCTGGGGCATCGCCGCGTGCCTGGAGGCGGGCGCGGACATCGTCGTCACGGGACGCGTGACGGACGCATCGCTCGTCGTGGGTCCCGCGGCCGCCCACTTCGGCTGGAAGCGCGATGACTGGGACCGCCTCGCGGGTGCCATGGTCGCGGGCCACGTCCTGGAGTGCGGAGCCCAGGCGACCGGCGGCAACTTCGCGCGCTTCGGTGAAATCGACGTGCGCCGGCCCGGCTTCCCACTCGCGGAGATCTTCGCGGACGGCTCCAGCATCATCACCAAGCATCCGGACACCGGCGGCGCCGTCACCGTCGACACCGTGAAGGCCCAGCTCGTCTATGAGATTGGCGGTGCGCGCTACGCAGGCCCTGATGCGACGGCGCGCTTCGACACCATCGTGGTGGACGCCGACGGCACCGACCGTGTGCGCCTGTCGGGCGTGCGGGGCGAGCCGCCTCCTCCGGACGTGAAGGTGTGCCTGAACCGCCTGGGCGGCTTCCGCAACGACGCCCAGTTCGTGCTCGTCGGTCTGGACATCGAGGAGAAGGCCGCGCTCGTGCGGGCGCAGCTCGACGCGACGCTCAAGCCCCGGCCCGCCGAGGTCCTCTACACGCTCGCGCGCACCGACCACGCCGACGCTCCGAGCGAGGAGCAGGCGTCCGCGACGCTGCGGGTCACCGTGAAGGATGCCGACCCGACGGTCGCTGGCCGGTCCTTCAACGGCACCGTGGTGGAGCTCGCCCTGTCCAGCTACCCCGGCTTCTTCCTGCCCGCGCTGCCCGGCGATGCTTCGCCCTTTGGCGTCTACACCGCGGCCTATGTGGATGCGCGCAAGGTGCCGCACGTCGCGGTGCTCCCGGATGGGCGGCGCATCGAAGTGATGCCGACGGAGGAGACGCGCGGGCTGGAAGCAGTGCCTTCGCCGTCGCTGCCCACGGCGCTGCCGCCCGGTCCCTGCCGGCGTGTGCCGCTCGGCCAGGTGGCCCTGGCGCGCAGCGGAGACAAGGGTGGGGACGCGAACATCGGCGTCTGGGTCCGCTCCGACGAGGCCTGGAGCTGGCTGGTGCACACGCTCACGGAGGAGCAGCTGCGCACGCTGCTTCCGGAGGCGCGGGAGCTCAAGGTCCAGCGGCACGTGCTGCCGAACCTGCGCGCCCTGAACTTCGTCATCGAGGGCCTGCTCGGCGAAGGCGTCTCGTCGTCCACCCGCTTCGATCAGCAGGCCAAGGCGCTCGGCGAATGGCTGCGCTCGCGCCATGTCGACGTCCCTGAATCGCTTCTGTAG
- a CDS encoding acyl-CoA dehydrogenase family protein: MQQTQEHRAIRQTVRKFVEQELNPHVEAWEAAEMFPAREVFKKLGELGLLGITKPTEFGGLGLDASFSVAFAEELGHCTCGALPMAIGVMTDMATPALARFGSDALRREFLAPTLTGERVCSIAVSEPGAGSDVASVTTTARRDGDDYVIDGSKMWITNGMQADWICLLANTGDGPAHANKSLIIVPMDRPGITRSKIRKLGMWASDTAQLFFDGVRVPARFRIGDEGRGFAMQMQQFQEERLFVSASTLVTFDRLIAQTAEYTRQRKAFGQSILDNQSVHFRLAELQTEVEALRALIYRTVAMYIENKDDPEVVKLASMCKLKSGRLARELVDGCLQYWGGMGFTWDNPVARAYRDLRLGSIGGGADEVMLGIISKAMGTLPRKARG, translated from the coding sequence ATGCAGCAGACCCAGGAACACCGCGCCATCCGCCAGACCGTCCGCAAGTTCGTGGAACAGGAGCTGAACCCGCACGTCGAAGCATGGGAAGCCGCGGAGATGTTCCCGGCGCGGGAGGTCTTCAAGAAGCTGGGCGAGCTTGGGCTGCTCGGCATCACCAAGCCCACGGAGTTCGGCGGGCTGGGGCTGGACGCGTCGTTCTCCGTCGCCTTCGCCGAGGAGCTGGGCCACTGCACCTGCGGCGCACTGCCCATGGCGATTGGCGTCATGACGGACATGGCGACGCCCGCGCTCGCGCGCTTCGGCAGCGATGCGCTGCGGCGGGAGTTCCTGGCGCCCACGCTCACGGGCGAGCGCGTCTGCTCCATCGCGGTGAGCGAGCCCGGTGCCGGCTCCGACGTGGCGAGCGTGACGACCACGGCGCGCCGTGACGGCGACGACTACGTCATCGACGGCAGCAAGATGTGGATCACCAATGGCATGCAGGCGGACTGGATCTGCCTGCTCGCCAACACGGGTGACGGTCCCGCGCACGCGAACAAGTCGCTCATCATCGTGCCCATGGACCGCCCCGGCATCACGCGGTCGAAGATCCGCAAGCTCGGCATGTGGGCGTCCGACACGGCGCAGCTCTTCTTCGACGGCGTGCGCGTCCCGGCGCGCTTCCGCATCGGCGACGAGGGGCGCGGCTTCGCGATGCAGATGCAGCAGTTCCAGGAGGAGCGGCTGTTCGTGTCGGCGAGCACGCTGGTCACCTTCGACCGGCTCATCGCGCAGACGGCGGAGTACACGCGGCAGCGCAAGGCCTTTGGCCAGTCCATTCTCGACAACCAGAGCGTGCACTTCCGGCTCGCTGAGTTGCAGACGGAGGTGGAGGCGCTCCGGGCGCTCATCTACCGGACCGTCGCCATGTACATCGAGAACAAGGACGACCCGGAGGTCGTGAAGCTCGCCTCGATGTGCAAGCTCAAGTCGGGCCGGCTCGCCCGCGAGCTCGTTGACGGCTGCCTCCAGTACTGGGGCGGCATGGGCTTCACCTGGGACAACCCCGTCGCCCGCGCCTACCGGGACCTGCGCCTGGGGTCCATTGGCGGCGGCGCCGACGAGGTGATGCTCGGAATCATCAGCAAGGCCATGGGAACGCTGCCCCGCAAGGCGCGCGGCTGA
- a CDS encoding SDR family oxidoreductase, whose translation MGYRSVFAPNSFAGRTIIVTGAGSGIGRCTAHELASLGAHIVLVGRKTEKLEKVAGELSAEGYSSTQHAVDIRDEAAVRDMVAAVVQKHGRIHGLVNNAGGQFPSPLSQISKKGFEAVVSTNLTGGFLVAREVFTQSMSEHGGAIVNMLADAWNGMPGMGHSGAARAGMFNLTQTAAVEWAASGVRVNAVAPGWVASSGLDTYEDPFVREMIPFLRKQVPLHRLATEAEVSGAIVFLLSDVAAFITGEVIRIDGGASCNTKAFPLSEHDNSKPYDGFHLAKGPAILDGPKEK comes from the coding sequence ATGGGATACCGTTCAGTCTTCGCCCCGAATTCCTTCGCGGGCCGCACCATCATCGTCACCGGAGCTGGCAGCGGCATTGGCCGGTGCACCGCGCACGAGCTCGCGTCGCTCGGGGCGCACATCGTCCTCGTGGGCCGCAAGACGGAGAAGCTTGAGAAGGTCGCTGGCGAGCTCTCCGCCGAGGGCTATTCGTCCACTCAGCACGCCGTGGACATCCGGGACGAGGCCGCCGTGCGCGACATGGTCGCCGCCGTCGTCCAGAAACACGGACGCATCCACGGGCTCGTGAACAACGCGGGCGGGCAGTTCCCGTCGCCGCTGTCGCAGATCTCCAAGAAGGGCTTCGAGGCGGTCGTCTCGACGAACCTCACCGGCGGCTTCCTGGTCGCGCGTGAGGTGTTCACCCAGTCCATGAGCGAGCACGGCGGCGCAATCGTGAACATGCTCGCGGATGCCTGGAACGGCATGCCGGGCATGGGGCACTCGGGCGCGGCGCGCGCGGGCATGTTCAACCTGACGCAGACGGCCGCCGTCGAGTGGGCCGCCTCCGGCGTGCGAGTCAACGCCGTCGCGCCCGGCTGGGTCGCCTCCAGCGGGCTGGACACCTACGAGGACCCGTTCGTCCGCGAGATGATCCCCTTCCTGCGCAAGCAGGTACCCCTGCACCGGCTGGCCACCGAGGCGGAGGTGAGCGGCGCCATCGTGTTCCTGCTCTCCGACGTGGCGGCGTTCATCACCGGCGAGGTCATCCGCATCGACGGCGGCGCGTCCTGCAACACCAAGGCGTTCCCGCTGTCGGAGCACGACAACTCGAAGCCCTACGACGGGTTCCACCTGGCCAAGGGGCCCGCCATCCTCGACGGCCCGAAGGAGAAGTGA
- a CDS encoding acyl-CoA carboxylase subunit beta produces MPTLVSQVEPASATFTTQRQEMLARVAELRAIEQKSRDTEQLARDKFKQRGQLLPRERLALLLDRGSPFLELSTLCGYKHHDDTDGSLAGGNTIIGIGFVSGVRCLVFVSNSAVKGGTATPWGVQKALRAQEIALQNRLPVVSLVESGGANLLYQQEIFIPGGETFYNQAKLSAAGIPQVTVVHGSSTAGGAYIPGLSDHVVMVRGKAKVFLAGPPLLLAATGEVATDEDLGGAEMHTTVAGTSDHLAEDDADSIRIAREIIASLGWNDALPASARPAYEPPRYSVEELCGVVPMDHRKPYDCREVIARLVDGSDFSPFKDDYDALTVCGWARIEGRAVGLIGNNGPITAKGATKAGQFIQLCCQARTPIIYLQNTTGYMVGTQSEQGGIVKHGAKMLQAVANATVPQMTLLLGGAFGAGNYGMCGRAFHPRFIFAWPNARTAVMGGEQAAKVLTIVATEKARRAGLPPDQEFLDGMAKPLIEQFDRESDAFQCSARLFDDGVIDPRDTRRVLGFILATCDEASRRTLSPNSFGVARL; encoded by the coding sequence GTGCCCACGCTCGTCTCCCAGGTCGAACCGGCCTCCGCCACCTTCACCACGCAGCGCCAGGAGATGCTCGCCCGCGTCGCGGAGCTGCGCGCCATCGAGCAGAAGTCGCGCGACACCGAGCAGCTGGCCCGGGACAAGTTCAAGCAGCGCGGGCAGCTGCTCCCGCGTGAGCGCCTGGCGCTGCTGCTCGACCGGGGCTCTCCCTTCCTGGAGCTCTCCACGCTCTGTGGCTACAAGCACCACGACGACACCGATGGCTCGCTGGCCGGTGGGAACACCATCATCGGCATCGGCTTCGTGTCCGGCGTGCGCTGCCTGGTGTTCGTGAGCAACTCCGCCGTGAAGGGCGGCACGGCGACGCCCTGGGGTGTCCAGAAGGCGCTGCGTGCGCAGGAGATTGCCCTGCAGAACCGGCTGCCCGTGGTGTCGCTGGTGGAGAGCGGCGGGGCGAACCTGCTCTACCAGCAGGAGATCTTCATCCCGGGCGGGGAGACCTTCTACAACCAGGCGAAGCTGTCCGCGGCCGGCATCCCCCAGGTCACCGTCGTCCACGGTTCGAGCACCGCGGGCGGCGCGTACATCCCGGGCCTGTCCGACCACGTCGTCATGGTGCGCGGCAAGGCGAAGGTGTTCCTCGCCGGCCCGCCGCTGCTGCTCGCTGCCACGGGCGAGGTCGCCACGGATGAAGACCTCGGCGGCGCGGAGATGCACACCACCGTGGCCGGCACCTCGGACCACCTCGCCGAGGACGACGCCGACAGCATCCGCATCGCGCGGGAGATTATCGCGTCGCTCGGGTGGAATGACGCCCTGCCGGCGTCCGCGCGTCCCGCCTACGAGCCGCCCCGCTACTCCGTGGAGGAGCTGTGCGGCGTCGTGCCCATGGACCACCGCAAGCCCTATGACTGCCGTGAGGTGATTGCCCGGCTCGTGGATGGCTCGGACTTCTCGCCCTTCAAGGACGACTACGACGCGCTCACCGTCTGCGGCTGGGCGCGCATCGAGGGCAGGGCGGTGGGCCTCATTGGCAACAACGGGCCCATCACCGCGAAGGGCGCGACGAAGGCGGGACAGTTCATCCAGCTCTGCTGCCAGGCGCGCACGCCCATCATCTACCTGCAGAACACCACGGGCTACATGGTGGGCACGCAGTCGGAGCAGGGCGGCATCGTGAAGCACGGCGCGAAGATGTTGCAGGCGGTGGCCAACGCGACCGTGCCTCAGATGACCCTCCTGTTGGGCGGTGCTTTCGGCGCGGGCAACTACGGCATGTGCGGTCGCGCGTTCCACCCGCGCTTCATCTTCGCCTGGCCCAACGCGCGCACGGCCGTGATGGGCGGTGAGCAGGCGGCGAAGGTGCTCACCATCGTCGCCACGGAGAAGGCCCGGCGCGCGGGGCTGCCTCCCGACCAGGAGTTCCTGGACGGGATGGCGAAGCCGCTCATCGAGCAGTTCGACCGCGAGTCGGATGCCTTCCAATGCAGCGCGCGGCTGTTCGACGACGGCGTCATCGACCCCCGGGACACGCGGCGGGTGCTCGGGTTCATCCTGGCCACGTGCGACGAGGCTTCGCGCCGCACGCTGTCGCCCAACTCCTTCGGCGTCGCCCGGCTGTAG
- a CDS encoding acetyl/propionyl/methylcrotonyl-CoA carboxylase subunit alpha gives MKRIHKVLVANRGEIAVRVLRTCRRLGLRTVAVFSDADRDAPHVRLADEAMHLGPPPARESYLSIERVLAAAKASGADAIHPGYGFLSENEDFARACAEAGFVFVGPPAEAIELMGNKRQAKLRMQAADVPCIPGYEAARPGESLEDEALVREGQRVGFPLMVKAAAGGGGRGMRLVREPGALLDAIRSARSEATNAFGSGELILERAIEGARHVEVQVFADEHGNAVHLGERDCSVQRRHQKVIEESPSPAVTPELRERMGSVAVQAIRAIGYRGAGTIEFLLAPNGDFFFMEMNTRLQVEHPVTELITGLDLVEWQLRVADGEPLPLTQPEVTWRGHAVEARLCAEDPARGFLPQTGRLLAWEPPAGEGVRVDHGVREGQDITPFYDSMQAKLIAYGPDRETARERLAAALRELTVFGVTTNSAFIQHVLGHEAFRSGRYDTGFVGAHTPPETLQALGKVSLEDQAILAALLFHDDAQALVRKGGFDATLTGWSSSYALPVPVSLHDGASEFRASVRPVAAEAYEVRIGDSSFALSLRGLGPERAEVEVAGRRRAVRYRRAGGTLWCTLDGITRQLRDVSFRLPSERERASDGRLRAPMDGRIIRVSTEVGATVKKGDVLVVLEAMKMESSLIAPTDGVVTAVNVTVGAQVPARHVVAVVSPAAKEAA, from the coding sequence ATGAAACGCATCCACAAGGTGCTGGTGGCGAACCGGGGTGAGATTGCCGTGCGTGTGCTGCGCACGTGCCGCCGACTCGGCCTGCGCACGGTCGCGGTCTTCTCCGACGCGGACAGGGATGCCCCGCACGTGCGGCTCGCGGACGAGGCCATGCACCTGGGGCCGCCGCCCGCGAGGGAGTCCTACCTCTCCATCGAGCGGGTCCTCGCCGCGGCGAAGGCGTCCGGCGCGGACGCCATCCATCCCGGGTACGGCTTCCTGTCGGAGAACGAGGACTTCGCGCGCGCGTGCGCGGAGGCCGGCTTCGTGTTCGTCGGTCCGCCCGCGGAAGCCATCGAGCTGATGGGGAACAAGCGGCAGGCGAAGCTGCGCATGCAGGCCGCGGACGTGCCCTGCATCCCCGGCTATGAGGCGGCACGCCCTGGCGAGTCCCTCGAGGACGAAGCCCTGGTCCGCGAGGGCCAGCGCGTCGGGTTCCCCCTCATGGTGAAGGCGGCGGCGGGTGGCGGCGGGCGCGGCATGCGGCTCGTCCGCGAGCCGGGCGCGCTGCTCGACGCCATCCGTTCGGCGCGCTCGGAGGCGACGAACGCCTTTGGCAGCGGCGAGCTCATCCTGGAGCGCGCCATCGAAGGCGCGCGTCACGTGGAGGTGCAGGTCTTCGCGGACGAACATGGGAACGCCGTGCACCTGGGCGAGCGCGACTGCTCCGTGCAGCGCCGGCACCAGAAGGTGATTGAAGAGAGCCCGTCCCCGGCCGTCACGCCCGAGCTGCGCGAGCGCATGGGGTCCGTGGCGGTGCAGGCCATCCGCGCCATCGGGTATCGCGGCGCGGGGACCATCGAGTTCCTCCTGGCGCCGAACGGCGACTTCTTCTTCATGGAGATGAACACGCGCCTGCAGGTGGAGCACCCGGTGACGGAGCTCATCACCGGGCTGGACCTGGTCGAGTGGCAGCTGCGTGTCGCTGACGGTGAGCCGCTCCCGCTGACGCAGCCGGAGGTCACCTGGCGCGGGCACGCCGTCGAGGCGCGCCTGTGCGCGGAGGACCCGGCCAGGGGCTTCCTCCCGCAGACGGGCCGGCTCCTCGCTTGGGAGCCACCGGCGGGGGAGGGCGTCCGCGTGGATCATGGGGTGCGTGAAGGCCAGGACATCACGCCGTTCTATGACTCCATGCAGGCCAAGCTCATCGCGTACGGACCGGACCGCGAGACGGCGCGCGAGCGGCTGGCCGCGGCGCTGCGCGAGCTGACGGTGTTCGGCGTCACGACGAACAGCGCCTTCATCCAGCATGTCCTCGGGCACGAGGCGTTCCGCTCCGGCCGGTATGACACGGGCTTCGTCGGCGCGCACACGCCGCCGGAGACGTTGCAGGCGCTGGGGAAGGTCTCCCTGGAGGACCAGGCCATCCTGGCTGCGTTGCTCTTCCACGACGACGCGCAGGCGCTGGTCCGGAAGGGCGGCTTCGACGCGACGCTCACGGGCTGGAGCAGCTCCTACGCCCTGCCGGTGCCGGTCAGCCTGCATGACGGTGCTTCCGAGTTCCGCGCCTCGGTGCGCCCCGTTGCAGCGGAGGCCTACGAGGTCCGTATCGGCGACAGCTCGTTCGCGCTCTCCCTGCGCGGCCTTGGCCCCGAGCGCGCGGAGGTGGAGGTGGCGGGGCGCCGCCGCGCGGTCCGCTACCGCCGTGCGGGGGGCACGCTGTGGTGCACGCTCGACGGCATCACGCGGCAGCTGCGCGACGTGTCCTTCCGGCTGCCCTCCGAACGCGAGCGCGCCAGCGACGGCCGCCTGCGCGCGCCCATGGATGGCCGCATCATCCGGGTGAGCACCGAGGTCGGCGCGACCGTGAAGAAGGGCGACGTGCTGGTGGTGCTCGAAGCGATGAAGATGGAGTCGTCCCTCATCGCGCCCACGGATGGCGTGGTCACGGCGGTGAACGTCACGGTCGGGGCGCAGGTGCCGGCACGACATGTCGTCGCGGTCGTCTCTCCCGCAGCGAAGGAGGCAGCATGA